A single genomic interval of Pectinophora gossypiella chromosome 22, ilPecGoss1.1, whole genome shotgun sequence harbors:
- the LOC126377243 gene encoding 28S ribosomal protein S18c, mitochondrial, with product MALLKTIFPRQIFVNTHRVIVSNIRQIATEQNTSSDEPVDIANPFKKETRQCILCKLKISPNYKNYRLLSQFQSPYTGRIYGRHITGLCKSKQALVEAEIIKAQNCGYMPYFYKDKAYLKDPKLFDPENPIRSHRF from the exons ATGGCACTCCTAAAGACTATATTTCCACGCCAAATAT tTGTGAATACACATCGCGTAATCGTGTCCAACATCAGACAGATTGCCACAGAACAAAATACTTCGTCAGATGAACCAGTGGACATAGCTAATCCATTTAAAAAGGAGACTCGTCAATGTATTCTCTGCAAGCTGAAAATCTCGCCAAATTACAAGAACTATCGGCTCCTCTCTCAGTTTCAAAGTCCTTATACTGGAAGGATTTATGGACGCCACATAACAGGACTATGCAAATCCAAGCAAGCATTGGTTGAGGCAGAAATAATCAAAGCTCAAAACTGTGGATATATGCCCTATTTCTACAAGGACAAGGCATATTTGAAAGACCCAAAATTATTCGACCCAGAAAATCCTATCCGATCACACAGATTCTAA